The DNA window CAGTTCACTGGGCTGGAGGGGGTAGACGGCGCCCTCGGCACCCAGTTCCGGCAGACCGGCGTTGGGCATGCAGGAGATCGGCACCCGCGCGTGCTGGGAAAGGTAACGCAGGTGCTCGCTCATCTCGGCGGGACCGGTAGCGCAGTTGATACCGATCATGTCGACGCCGAGCGGTTCCAGCGCGGTCAGCGCCGCACCGATCTCGGAGCCGAGCAGCATTGTTCCGGTTGTTTCGATCGTCACCTGCGCGATGACGGGGATGTTCGAGCCGGTAGCGCGGCGGGCGCGCATAGCGGCGATGACAGCGGCCTTGGTTTGCAGTAGGTCCTGGCTGGTTTCCACCAGGATCGCGTCGGCCCCACCCTCGATGAGGCCGATATGGCATTTCTCGTAGTAGTCGCGAAGTTGTGCGAAGGGGGCGTGTCCGAGCGTGGGCAGCTTGGTGCCCGGCCCGGCCGCGCCCAGAACGTAACGGGGATGGTCGGGTGTTGAGTACTCCTCGGCGACCTCGCGGGCCAGCCGTGCCCCGGACTCGGCGAGTTCGTAGGTGCGCTCGACGATGTCGTACTCGCCGAGGTTCCCAAAGTTCGCGCCGAACGTATTTGTCTCAACACAATCAGAACCGATTTCGAAGAAGCTCGCGTGAGTGGAGCGAACGACGTCGGGACGTGTGATGTTGAGGATCTCGTTACAGCCTTCGTGCCCCTCGAAGTCGTCGAGGTCGAGATCATGGGCTTGGAGCATGGTGCCCATCGCGCCATCGGCAACGAGGACGCGTTGAGCAAGGGCTTCCCTGAAGGAGAGTCGAGAACTCATGACCCTTAACTGTAGTGCCAGCGGTACCTCGACCTCTGGCATGGGGGTGCCTCAGTGCTGTTATTCGCAGGTCACACGCCCGGCTGCCGGTAGGGAATGCCATCGCACCGGTCCGCTGTTGGCCTTTGGGGGACGATACCGCACGGCGTTACTTCCCTGCCTTCGCGCCCCATAGGGTGGGGACGGTCCGGTTCACAGGCGCCTCGGGGCCCGGCGGTTCGCTATCGCCGTGGCCGTTGGGCGTGGTAGAGCTGGACAGCGCGTCCGCGTACGCGTCCCGTGTCAGTTGGAACCGACCGGGTTTCCCCGAGTAGCCGGGCCCGGTCAAGTAAGGAGGCGGCCCGTGCCTGAGCTCGACAGCGTCGGTGAGCTCGTCGAGCCCGTCATGGTGGCCGCGTTCGAGGGCTGGAACGATGCCGGCGAGGCTGCCAGCTCGGTGATCGAGCATCTGGCCTCCGTCTGGAACGCCAACGAGCTCCTCTCGTTGGAGTCGGACGACTACTACGACTTCCAGGTCTCGCGCCCGCGGACGACGGTGACCAACGGGGAGAACCAAGGTATTACCTGGCCCACCACCCGGGTTTCGATCGCCCATCCCGCGAACGGGAACAGTGACATTGTTCTCGTCAGCGGGGCCGAGCCGAACATGCGGTGGCGAGGGTTCGCGAGTGACCTGCTGTCGGTGGCCCGCGAACTGGGAGTGCGGCGCATCATCCTGGTGGGGTCACTCCTCGCCGACACCCCCCACACCCGTCCCGTTCCGGTGACCAGCGTCGCTTCCCCGGTGGAGCTGGGACAGTCGC is part of the Haloactinospora alba genome and encodes:
- a CDS encoding PAC2 family protein, with the protein product MPELDSVGELVEPVMVAAFEGWNDAGEAASSVIEHLASVWNANELLSLESDDYYDFQVSRPRTTVTNGENQGITWPTTRVSIAHPANGNSDIVLVSGAEPNMRWRGFASDLLSVARELGVRRIILVGSLLADTPHTRPVPVTSVASPVELGQSLNLEPTGYDGPTGIVGVLHDVFAAAGIEAVSLWSAVPHYVAQPPCPKGTLALLRRVEDILDIRIPLGDLSEEARAWEHGVDELASEDDDIAGYVRSLEEAKDAAELPEASGEAIAREFERYLKRRGRG